The Streptomyces sp. TLI_146 DNA window TGACCGCCTCGACTATGTCCGCCAGGCCCTGGACAAAACCACCCGCCGCCGCGGCAAGCCCCGCTACGCTCGCGACGGACGCATGGTCGGCTACACCGAACTCGCCCCCGACGCCGAAGCCGACCCCGACAGCGGCCTGCAACTGCGCCGCGTCTTCTTCCTCCTCCCGCACGACCGCGACAGCGACCCCGACGGCGTCTACCAGCAAGGCGCCCCGGGCGAAGCCGTCGACCCTCGCACCATCGAACCCCGTCGGGTGGGGGAGAAGACGACACGCTCCCAGCGTGGTACCGCGGCGATAGCCTCCAGTCGGTGACGCAGTGCAAGCCAAGTGAGCAAGCAGGCAGCGGCCGCCCTTCGGCATGCCGAAGCGCCTCGTAGTGCTGGTGACGCCCGAGGGATGGCGCCACTCGGTCTTCAGCGCGGACGGCGGGGTGTTGTGCGGGCGTCTGTCCGAAGTAGCGGTCGATGCCGATCCGGACGAGCCACGGGCTGCCGCGGCCGCCATGGTGGCAGGACTCGCACGCGACTTCCACGAAGCTGACATTCACGTGAGCTGGGAACCGGACCACGAGTCCGGGACATGGACCGCACACGTCACCGCTGACTTGTGCTTGGCGCCGGTGGACGAGGGCGGCGCTGGTTATCGAGGACGGTCAGTCGAGACAGTGTCCAGCCGCCGGGGCTCTTCGGCGCCCCGGGGCGTGATGGGGCAGGGCTGTCCGAGAGCGGCCGGGTCCGTGGTCGTTGCACCACGGCCTGGTCATCAGTACCTTCACGGCAATGCTTGCCAGCCTGTTGCCGGGTCTGCGGGACCTGCGTACACCCTTGACGGTGGGCTACCTCTGGCTGATCTGTGGCTGGTTGTGGTTCCACGACGCGTTGCCGCATCGAGCGACCGCGCGGGGAGCGGTGGCAGACCTCTATGACCTCTCTGACGCCCTGCCGTCTGCCACCAGCTTGGCCGTCGTTTCCTTCATCGCCTACTTCCTGGGATCGATCCTTGAGCTTGACGTAGCGGTGAAGCGGTGGCTGGACGTGCGTAGGCTCAGCCGGAGAGCGTGGGAGGCGGTCGCTGACCGGTTTCGCCTTCGCCTTGACCCGACGGCCATGACGTCGGAGTCGTGGGAGGCAGCCGAGGCCGCGTGGAGACGTACGGCTCCAGCGCACACCACCGAGCGGGTGGATCTGCGACGCGCAGCCGAGGGCGAAGAGCTGCCGCAGCAGACGTCCCAGCCGGTCACCATGGTTACCTCTGACCATGGAGTGATGGTCATTTGCCGCATGTCGTCCCACCGCTGGACTGGTGCTGAAATCTGGAAACAGAGTCTCCGAACGGATTCCTCACCGCGCTGGACTGTGTTGAGCGTGCGTAACGGCCCCATGCTGCCCGTGGGCGACCTGACGCTCAACGAGTTGCCCGCCCTGGCGGTCG harbors:
- a CDS encoding DUF6009 family protein — encoded protein: MSSLLQDSELAHEDNVVWLEDTDRLDYVRQALDKTTRRRGKPRYARDGRMVGYTELAPDAEADPDSGLQLRRVFFLLPHDRDSDPDGVYQQGAPGEAVDPRTIEPRRVGEKTTRSQRGTAAIASSR